Proteins found in one Cheilinus undulatus linkage group 9, ASM1832078v1, whole genome shotgun sequence genomic segment:
- the lrrc4.2 gene encoding leucine-rich repeat-containing protein 4.2: MSPLGQVSVQPTWNAALLAVISLMVPTLSMCQSTGPALGSANPQNCPGVCSCTNQLSKVVCTRRGLIRVPPNIPTNTRYLNLMENSIETIQADTFRHLHHLEVLQLGRNAIRQIEVGAFNGLTSLNTLELFDNRLTVIPSGAFEYLSKLRELWLRNNPIESIPSYAFNRVPSLMRLDLGELRKLEYISDGAFEGLQNLKYLNLGMCNLQEFPNLSPLVGLEELEISENVFPDLKPGAFRGLKNLRKLWIMNSVITNIERNAFDDITALVELNLAHNNLSSLPHNLFTPLQYLVELHLHHNPWRCDCDVVWLSWWLRENIPTNSTCCGRCHTPLHMRGRYLVEVDQTTFQCSAPFILDAPRDLNISAARVAELKCRTAAMSSVRWLLPNGTVLTHGSAHPRITVLNDGTLNFSNVLPSDTGVYTCMVSNMAGNSNASAYLNVSNAELNTSNLSYFTTVTVEVLEPTVEETPKPKPTSPASPSVFQPVFISTPTVLFQSTQTPGQVSIPTARIPSGPAASLDEVMKTTKIIIGCFVAVTLLAAAMLIAFYKLRKRHQQRSTVAAARTIEIIQMEEEVPPVPPTTSGSSGSDDTGLVLPTLVEHNSNTFKPGYVSSSARHGGYGAHWTQNNSLHRSVRQHHSHISTITDPYAIKTTHGKDKVQETQI, from the coding sequence ATGAGTCCTTTGGGCCAGGTTAGTGTGCAGCCTACCTGGAACGCAGCTCTGCTCGCCGTGATCTCCCTCATGGTACCAACCCTCAGTATGTGCCAGTCCACGGGCCCTGCTTTGGGCTCGGCTAACCCACAGAACTGTCCGGGTGTGTGCTCATGCACTAACCAGCTCAGCAAGGTGGTGTGTACCCGTCGAGGCCTGATTAGGGTTCCTCCGAACATCCCCACCAACACCAGGTACCTAAACCTGATGGAAAACAGCATAGAGACCATACAGGCGGATACGTTCAGGCATCTGCATCACCTGGAGGTGCTGCAATTAGGCAGAAATGCTATCAGACAGATTGAGGTGGGGGCCTTTAACGGCTTAACCAGTCTCAATACCCTGGAGCTGTTTGACAACAGGCTGACGGTTATACCCAGTGGAGCTTTTGAGTACCTGTCAAAGTTGAGAGAGTTATGGCTTAGAAACAATCCCATTGAGAGCATCCCCTCCTATGCCTTCAACCGTGTCCCCTCTCTCATGAGACTGGACCTTGGAGAGCTAAGAAAGTTGGAGTACATCTCTGATGGGGCATTTGAGGGCCTTCAAAACCTCAAGTACCTCAACTTGGGGATGTGCAACCTTCAGGAGTTTCCTAATCTTTCACCACTGGTGGGACTGGAGGAGCTGGAAATATCAGAGAATGTTTTCCCTGACCTGAAGCCCGGGGCCTTTCGAGGGCTCAAGAATTTACGCAAACTATGGATTATGAACTCTGTAATCACTAACATCGAAAGGAATGCatttgatgacatcacagccttggtAGAGCTGAACTTGGCCCATAATAACCTATCATCTCTCCCTCATAACCTCTTCACTCCTCTACAGTACCTGGTGGAGTTACACCTGCACCACAACCCTTGGCGATGTGACTGTGATGTAGTGTGGCTCTCCTGGTGGCTCAGAGAAAACATTCCCACAAATTCCACCTGCTGTGGACGCTGCCACACCCCGCTCCACATGAGAGGTCGCTACCTGGTGGAGGTCGATCAGACCACCTTTCAGTGTTCAGCACCGTTCATACTTGACGCTCCCAGAGATCTCAACATCTCAGCAGCAAGGGTTGCTGAACTGAAGTGTCGCACTGCTGCCATGAGTTCAGTCCGATGGCTCCTCCCCAATGGCACCGTACTGACCCACGGCTCAGCTCATCCTAGGATAACTGTCCTTAATGATGGAACTCTCAACTTCTCCAATGTTCTCccatcagacacaggtgtttacACATGCATGGTGAGCAACATGGCAGGAAATTCCAACGCCTCGGCCTACCTAAACGTCAGCAATGCTGAACTCAACACATctaatttgtcatattttaccACTGTAACAGTGGAAGTTTTGGAGCCTACAGTGGAAGAGACTCCCAAACCTAAGCCTACCAGCCCTGCTTCACCCTCTGTCTTTCAGCCTGTCTTCATATCCACACCTACTGTGCTCTTCCAGAGCACTCAGACTCCAGGGCAAGTGTCCATCCCCACTGCCAGAATCCCTAGCGGGCCAGCTGCCAGCCTGGATGAGGTGATGAAAACCACCAAAATCATCATTggctgttttgttgctgttacCTTGCTCGCAGCTGCCATGTTAATTGCATTCTATAAGTTGCGTAAGCGGCATCAACAGAGGAGCACGGTGGCAGCTGCCAGGACCATAGAAATCATACAAATGGAGGAAGAAGTTCCTCCTGTTCCACCGACCACCTCTGGATCTAGTGGCTCTGATGACACAGGGTTGGTACTGCCGACATTAGTGGAACACAACAGCAACACCTTTAAGCCTGGGTATGTGTCCTCCTCAGCCCGCCATGGGGGCTATGGAGCCCACTGGACCCAGAATAATTCTCTTCACCGCTCAGTGAGACAGCATCACAGCCACATCAGCACGATCACTGATCCCTATGCCATTAAGACTACTCATGGCAAAGACAAGGTTCAAGAGACCCAAATCTGA